The Intestinibaculum porci DNA window ATCCTTTAAGCATCGTCGCCGTGCATGTCATTTCTGGGATTGGTGTTTTAATTATGTTAGCGTCGCTGCCAGATGTCAAAGTCAAAGAAGAAAGCACAGCTACACAAAAAATCTCGATGTTAACGTTTATGAAAACATATAAGAAATATACCCTGATGTTAATTGCCTTTATGTTTCCGGTAGCCGCCGCTACGGGTTTAGGGACTTATCTGATTAATATCGTGACGCATTTAGGCGGCAGCTCTTCCTTATTTGGGATTGCGACTTTCTTATCAGCGGGGTCCGAATTACCCTTTATGGCTATTACCCATAAACTTTTGAAAAGATTCAAACCGGTTCAGTTATTAATGGTTGCGAGCTTCTTTTATGTCGTGCGTAACTTAACAATCTGCTTGGCGCCTAACCTCGTGATTCTGATTATCGGTTTATTATTCCAGGGGATCAGTTATGGTATCTTTACGGCGGTTATTACCATTTACGCTAATGATTATGTGAAAAGTGAACATGGTATGATGGCGCAAACACTTTTAGCGGTCATCGTCACCGGTATTGGGTCAACGATTGTCAACTTTGTCGGCGGTCGTCTCCAGGATACCTTTGGGTTAAGCAGTATGCTTATTTTTATGGCTGTGATGACCTTGATTGGTTTTGTCATGATGCTCGCTATCTATTTAAAAGGTGATCATAATGAAGCCAAACTGAATGGCTAACCTCCTCACGGAGGTTTTTTCTTTTTTGAAAAGAGTTTATAATGGAATAGAGGTGATTGTATGTCGACATTACGACAAGAAGCTTATCAGGCTTATTTACTTTACGATCTCGCTGTTCACGGCTGGCAGCTCTCCGATATCTTAGAGAAGATTACCATAGAGCATGGCACCATCAAAGGGGCACATTTACCTTCTTATGATGAATTTATCGCGGATATTTATACCCATCAGCCATCTTTGATGCGTCAGTTATTACAGTGGCCGTCTAAAGTGGATGCCTATATGCGTGATGTGACTCAAGATGCGCAGGAAGATTTGGGCATCGTTGCCATTGACTTTGCGGCTGAGTGTTTTAAAGAAGTGCCATTAGAAGATTTCTCCTGGTGCTTAGAGCATGACGCCATGACCCAGTTATTACGTGATGCCACGCCGGAGTTAGAAGACGATATCGCGCAATTTATGTTTATCATTGAACGGGATTATGCCTTTGATAAATCAGATGCCTTGATTGCGGCGGATCGTATTAAAAGAGCTTATCATCCAAGTTAGGATGAAAGCTCTTTTATTGTTTGTCACATTTATTCTTGTAAACAATAAAAAGCAATAAATAAAATCCCTATAAAATACGATAAAACAATAAAAATAAATTGAGAAGAAGAAAAGATCCGATTACAATGAAGGTGTCAAAAGAAGGAGAGATACAATTATGGAATTTATTTTAGATACAATTAACTTAGAGGAAATCAGAGATGGCGTTGATCACATGCCAATCGTCGGGATTACCAGCAACCCATCTATCGTGAAAAAAACCAGTCCAAAGGATTTCTTTGGACATATGCGTCAGGTACGTGAAATCATTGGGATGTCGCGCTGCTTACATGTTCAGATCGTGGCTACCAAAGCGGAAGATATGATCGCTGAAGCGCATACCATTTTTAAAGAAATTGATGACCAGGTTTATATTAAAGTGCCTACTTCATATGAAGGTGTGAAGGCGATGAAAGCTTTAAAAGCTGAAGGCGCGAACGTGACCGCTACAGCGGTCTATACCACCATGCAGGCTTATATGGCGTTAGAAGCTGGCGCTGATTACTTAGCCCCTTACTTTAACCGTATCGCTAACTTAGGCGGTGATCCCGTCGCTTTAATTAGCAACGTCGCGAAACGGATTGAAGAAGGACATTATGACTGTAAAATCTTAGCCGCTTCCTTCCATGCTTTATCACAGGTTGAAGAGGCGTTGAATGCTGGCTCTCAGGCAGTCACTGCTCCTTATGGTATTTTAAAAACTGTTTTCGCCAATCCGAATATCGACAAGGCTGTCAATGACTTTAATAGTGACTGGTATGATGTCTATGGTCAGGATACAAGCATCTGCGATTTAGCCAAGGAGCAGTAAATGTTAGCGGGGGAAAGACACCGTAAGATTGTCGAACGCGTCAATAGTGAAGGCATAGTGATCGTCAAAGACTTAGCTAAAGCTTATGGTGTGACGGAAGACTGTATTCGTAAAGATCTCAAAATCTTAGAAAATAAAGGATTATTAACCCGAATCCATGGCGGAGCTACGACCAATCGGGAGAATGTCCATGCTTATCATGCGAAAGATCGTCGTGAAGTGCATGTGGAAGAAAAGGAGCGCATTGCGGCGAAAGCGATGACGCTCTTACATGACGATCTGATGATCTTTCTCGATATCTCAACGAGTTCCTATGCTATTGCCCAAAGAATTGTTCAGCAGCATCTTCGTCTCACCATCGTCACCAATATGGTCGCTATTTTGGAATTGCTCAAGGATGTGCCTTTTGTGACACTCATCTTCATTGGCGGGATGATCAATCATACCAATGATGGCTTTACCGGGTCATTAACGATTGATACCTTAAAAAAGTATCGCTTTGATCTTGCTTTTGTCGGTGTCGTTGGCGTCGATATCGCTAATAATCAGGTGATGACTTATGATATGGATGATGGCCTGACGAAAAAACAAATTATGCTTTCATCAGCGGCTTCTTATATGCTTTGTGAACATGAAAAGTTTCACCAGGCTGGGCATTTCATTTATGCGACGATCGATGATTTTACCGGTTTGATTACCGATACATTACTAAGCAGTCAAGTAGAAAAAGCCCTGATTGCGAAAGATATTGATATTGTGTAAAGGAGGAAAGATGATGCAGACACCAAGAATTCAGCATTTAAAAGCGCGGATGTTTGAAGAAAAACGTTATGCCTCGATTGAACAGGCGCGCATTATTACCAAAGTCTATCAGGCTCATGAAGGTGACTCGATTCCCAAGAAAAGAGCCTTAGCCCTGAAAGCTTCCCTAGAAAAAATAGAAATTGGTTTTGATCGGGAAGAACTGATCGTCGGCAATCGCACCAAAGGTGTGCGCGCTGGCGTTGTCTTTCCGGAAAGCGGCAGTGCCTGGGTCAATCGGGAATTTGAAACGCTGCCTAGCCGCCTACAGGATCGTTTTGCCATTCGCGAAGAAGATATCCAGGAATTTCGCGAAAAGATTTATCCTTACTGGCGTCATCGCTCTTTAGAAGATGCCATTTATGGCAGATATGGCGATGAGATCGCTTCTATCGCTAAAGTCGTTAAAATCAATCAGAAGGATCATGCCCAGGGCCATATCTGTCCGGATGTCGCATTGTGGCTTAGTAAGGGACCAGCAGGATTAAAAGAAGAGGCCCAAAAGCATCTTGCCACATGTGATGAAGCACATCGTGAATTTTATGAATGCATGATCATCACTTTAGAAGGAGCGATGACATTCATGCGTCGTTACCATGACATGATCATGGCAAGCAATCCTGATGAAACCCTCAAGAAAGTAGCGAACAACTGCTTACACTTATCGCAACGGCCCGCTGAAAGCTTCCATGAAGCCTTACAGTCACTCTGGTTTCTCTTCGTGATTTTACAGATGGAATCCAATGCCTCTTCCTTTTCACCAGGGCGTGCAGATCGTTATCTTTATCCTTATTACCAGCATGATCTTAATAAAGGCTTACTCACAAAAGAGCAGGCTTTGGAACTGATTGAATGTCTCTATCTGAAATTTAATCAGATTGTCTATATGCGTAACCAGAATTCGGCCAAATATTTTGCGGGTTTCCCAATTGGCTTTAATATTGCCGTCGGCGGCGTTGATGAAAACGGTCAGGATACCTATAATGCTCTTTCTTTATTATTCTTAGATGCGCAGTATGACTTAGGCTTGCCGCAGCCTAACTTATCCGTTCGCCTCAATAAACATTCTTCCTCAACGCTCATGCAAAGAGCCATTGAAGTTGTGGCGAAAGGCAGCGGTATGCCGCAGTTCTTCAATGATGAAGCAGTCATGAAAACAATGGTGGAAGAATTAGGCGTGGATCCCCAGGATGCCTATGATTATGCTATTGCCGGCTGTGTCGAATTAACGACCCAGGGCAATAACTTGGGCTGGAGCGATGCGGCGATGTTCAACTTTAATAAAGCCTTAGAATTAACCCTCAATCATGGAATCGATTTATTAACGGGCGAAAAAATGGGTCCTGATTATGGCGGCTTAGATACATATGCAAGCTATAAAGATTTAGAGCATGCTTTTGCGCAAATGATTGATTACTATATTATCCAAATGATGAAAGCCGAAGAAGTCGTCGAAGCCGCCCATCAGAAATATTTACCGACCGCTTTTCTCAGCTGCGTGATCAATGACTGCATGGACAAAGGCATCGATGTCACAGCCGGCGGTGCAAAATATAATTTAGCCGGCATCCAGATGATTCAGGTGGCTAACTTAGCAGATAGCTTAGCCGTTTTAAAGGATTTAGTCTATGACAAAAAGAAGATTGCTCCTCAAGAGATGTTAACCGCATTACAGGCAAACTTTGAAGGCTACGAGATCATTCATACCATGGTTGAACATAAAGTGCCTAAATATGGCAATGATGTAGCCTGGGTGGATAACTTAGGGGAACAGTGGTGCCATTATTTTAGAGAAAAACTAAGAGCCTATCGTAATCCGCGTGGCGGTCTCTATCATACTGGGATGTATACAGTCTCTGCCCATGTCCCAATGGGAGAAAATGTCGGGGCATCCCCTGATGGCCGTAAAGCGCGTGAGCCATTAGCAGATGGCGGGTTATCTGCGGTCTATGGCCGTGATTTAAAAGGGCCAACCGCTTTATTAAAATCCGTATCTCGGATGGACAACAATCTGACGACCAATGGCGGGTTACTTAACATGAAATTTTTACCATCATTTTTTGCAACCCAAGCAGGGCGTGACAATTTTGAACGATTCCTGCGCGTCTTTGTCGACTTAGAGATTCCCCATATTCAGTTCAATGTCGTCAATCGCGAAGATCTGCTGGATGCGAAAATCCATCCTGAACGTCATCGTTCCTTAACGATTCGCGTTGCTGGCTACACCGCTTATTTCGTGGAATTAGCGGGTAAGCTGCAGGATGAAATCATTGCCCGCACAAGTTATGACCACATCTAAAGCTTTAGTCTTTGATATTAAGCGTTTCGCCATCCACGATGGCGAAGGGCTGCGGACCACCATCTTTTTAAAAGGCTGCCCGCTGCGCTGTCGCTGGTGTCAAAATCCGGAAGGACTCGACGTGCAAAGAGCGCCGATGTACATGTCTTCCCGCTGTATTCACTGTCAGCTTTGCGCCCGTTTTATTCAGTATCAGGATCGGCCTCTTCTAGAAGAAGGGGAGGCGATGGATCTGGCAATTGCTGATTGCCCAGCTGAAGCGCTCCGTTATGATAGCACCTATTATAGTGTTGAAGAACTGATTGAAAAAATCAAAGAGGATGCCCCTTTTTATAAGTATGGGGGCGGGGTGACGTTTTCTGGCGGGGAACCGTTATTGCAGTGGCGGGTTTTAGTCTCCTTGTTAAAAGAATGTCAGAAAGCGGGCATTCATACCGCCATCGAAAGCAGTCTCTATAGCACGCATCTGCAGGATGTCATGCCACACTTAGACTTTATCTATTGTGATCTTAAGCTTTATGACGCGCAAAAACATCTGCAAGCTACTGGCGTTGATCATGCGCTCATCTTAGAAAACATCAAAACGTTACTTCATTCCCCCATGCGTGAACGTATGATTGTGCGCACGCCATTAATACCTGGCTATACCGCTACAGATGAGAATATTGCGGCGATCGCTCAGTTTCTCGTTAATGAATATCCTGATGTCACTTATGAACTTCTCAATTATAACCCTTTAGCGAGCGCAAAATATGAATGGACATCTTTCACTTATGGCTTAGATCCAAAGACCAAAGCTTTGAATCAGGAAGAAATGGAACATTTTCGTCTTATTGCCCGTAAACAAGGCCTCAAAAATGTTTTATAATGAGGAGCGAGGTGAGAAAAATGAAAATGCCGCCAAGAGAAAAAATTCCCGAAGCC harbors:
- a CDS encoding glycyl radical protein, with translation MMQTPRIQHLKARMFEEKRYASIEQARIITKVYQAHEGDSIPKKRALALKASLEKIEIGFDREELIVGNRTKGVRAGVVFPESGSAWVNREFETLPSRLQDRFAIREEDIQEFREKIYPYWRHRSLEDAIYGRYGDEIASIAKVVKINQKDHAQGHICPDVALWLSKGPAGLKEEAQKHLATCDEAHREFYECMIITLEGAMTFMRRYHDMIMASNPDETLKKVANNCLHLSQRPAESFHEALQSLWFLFVILQMESNASSFSPGRADRYLYPYYQHDLNKGLLTKEQALELIECLYLKFNQIVYMRNQNSAKYFAGFPIGFNIAVGGVDENGQDTYNALSLLFLDAQYDLGLPQPNLSVRLNKHSSSTLMQRAIEVVAKGSGMPQFFNDEAVMKTMVEELGVDPQDAYDYAIAGCVELTTQGNNLGWSDAAMFNFNKALELTLNHGIDLLTGEKMGPDYGGLDTYASYKDLEHAFAQMIDYYIIQMMKAEEVVEAAHQKYLPTAFLSCVINDCMDKGIDVTAGGAKYNLAGIQMIQVANLADSLAVLKDLVYDKKKIAPQEMLTALQANFEGYEIIHTMVEHKVPKYGNDVAWVDNLGEQWCHYFREKLRAYRNPRGGLYHTGMYTVSAHVPMGENVGASPDGRKAREPLADGGLSAVYGRDLKGPTALLKSVSRMDNNLTTNGGLLNMKFLPSFFATQAGRDNFERFLRVFVDLEIPHIQFNVVNREDLLDAKIHPERHRSLTIRVAGYTAYFVELAGKLQDEIIARTSYDHI
- a CDS encoding glycyl-radical enzyme activating protein, with protein sequence MKSLPAQVMTTSKALVFDIKRFAIHDGEGLRTTIFLKGCPLRCRWCQNPEGLDVQRAPMYMSSRCIHCQLCARFIQYQDRPLLEEGEAMDLAIADCPAEALRYDSTYYSVEELIEKIKEDAPFYKYGGGVTFSGGEPLLQWRVLVSLLKECQKAGIHTAIESSLYSTHLQDVMPHLDFIYCDLKLYDAQKHLQATGVDHALILENIKTLLHSPMRERMIVRTPLIPGYTATDENIAAIAQFLVNEYPDVTYELLNYNPLASAKYEWTSFTYGLDPKTKALNQEEMEHFRLIARKQGLKNVL
- a CDS encoding DeoR/GlpR family DNA-binding transcription regulator; translated protein: MLAGERHRKIVERVNSEGIVIVKDLAKAYGVTEDCIRKDLKILENKGLLTRIHGGATTNRENVHAYHAKDRREVHVEEKERIAAKAMTLLHDDLMIFLDISTSSYAIAQRIVQQHLRLTIVTNMVAILELLKDVPFVTLIFIGGMINHTNDGFTGSLTIDTLKKYRFDLAFVGVVGVDIANNQVMTYDMDDGLTKKQIMLSSAASYMLCEHEKFHQAGHFIYATIDDFTGLITDTLLSSQVEKALIAKDIDIV
- a CDS encoding MFS transporter; translated protein: MKKLQMKYNLLHLFYWITYCCVYGFVAIFLHYKGLSNTQIGIVTGLGAAITIITSPYIASLIGKIKGMTTKKLVTLTFIGQFILYALMSFLPLPAPILIILYIALISLMAADVPVLSQICMDYLKDGEYLNFGLSRGIGSLSYASGAAVMGILVDVLNPLSIVAVHVISGIGVLIMLASLPDVKVKEESTATQKISMLTFMKTYKKYTLMLIAFMFPVAAATGLGTYLINIVTHLGGSSSLFGIATFLSAGSELPFMAITHKLLKRFKPVQLLMVASFFYVVRNLTICLAPNLVILIIGLLFQGISYGIFTAVITIYANDYVKSEHGMMAQTLLAVIVTGIGSTIVNFVGGRLQDTFGLSSMLIFMAVMTLIGFVMMLAIYLKGDHNEAKLNG
- a CDS encoding fructose-6-phosphate aldolase, producing the protein MEFILDTINLEEIRDGVDHMPIVGITSNPSIVKKTSPKDFFGHMRQVREIIGMSRCLHVQIVATKAEDMIAEAHTIFKEIDDQVYIKVPTSYEGVKAMKALKAEGANVTATAVYTTMQAYMALEAGADYLAPYFNRIANLGGDPVALISNVAKRIEEGHYDCKILAASFHALSQVEEALNAGSQAVTAPYGILKTVFANPNIDKAVNDFNSDWYDVYGQDTSICDLAKEQ